The following are from one region of the Colias croceus chromosome 4, ilColCroc2.1 genome:
- the LOC123691100 gene encoding cilia- and flagella-associated protein 65-like encodes MNMQNVSLDSISDTRNVDFGCLPVDTVAEKSITIQNTSGKPLIYRISHTYILNSIDKVFKVVITSTSIDPLKCAQVTIIFKPNIPGQSFTEYYLIDDIMGNMYRLIVTGKCYGPEVKLSRRKLVFRICKNVTEQRNETINIINKSAIDAPYQWLLPISGQGFFQISTGNCGVVRAFETITANVIFNGSALGIYTTELVCLVLHQEPIFLNVIAAVVLPGNPLYNIHDHVFEKNWKRKRRFVHLMENSLNRLDYIPPASAFERYLDFGTGSVTDITLNISQTLCVTNHREEDVYILWLLDPDNVFLIDPIEAVIPPNESRLFTIRFRPDFDNEVYGFLLCGDCQQKVYDSNNEVKIKHTWFRIPCIGNTWSPCTEWTTEWDCPVEVVMPPTVPARTTFANFMLSNKHDIPMHFKFEAPPNTNYVLMPMCGIVQGRGWQIISVALEPKAFGEYCETWDLIINKVQKARICLFGNAETSKVEVMSHGYSPQAHALYEFPPTITGCTNYCTAYLHNLTRMSIHMRVLNSVPWLGADNNGCIVMSPKEILRFHWWFFPKEPNKVYETTVTCSCICLIDDRPVGVPTELFIRITGFSELPDLRVLPKTLNIHDAVVEESVLFTITLYNYGSCYFTSKLYHVIDGMGDDHSGDKFEIDSNVNSLKPSNHCEIKLKVTAHGAGSRQIDIKYTVLFRTEFDEVEEIQPIKKTICIVWYDGIYPTIKIKRTISVKCPVILSNHCVWNITNVKELNKALENCRPNKPLNVNLYAPDLCLRSERVELIFIIGCVYRVPVAWNLRREKICDCEMVEVQQGISTYVMKHTCVHRALVELTPSNGIVSPTNPGILQMNLQYCLEGKNTLCYVLTMSNNRTINIFINIFTHLKSKGVLTPLRRNVENNDYLTILDCGRVPINNLDPVIRIVWLYNPTDVFTTWRLLRGNTITPDTVIRCLQYFAEVPPLDKLAVPFAFMPTEMIDYEVVFFCSFGYDIVKILVKGQGGLPNCIETRLDIPSYVEQVIRSAYTQNIVYLSKDHITLPIMPTHSLSRDVIAINNDTDHVLRFIWMPERIANIVNIVLTPWWGVLQPKSSEWITMTVYTLQEPATFTTTIACEILDLTERRRYQRNELLRRNKTEKCNQEFIITEEGMFHPGINDFPPYVLDLKKPQPSYLSMTVSVSSKGQRDGVPRMLMKQMWEQAPPYDLMSSDFNDYGSSGAGTSGNNMTVADIIRIIDGILWDAMHSKMFKYHLQYYSKEDLPMYGHLLNVIETDSKPKLSRRVTSGICDAIVNKAVFHVYNLNSRRDVSILEAE; translated from the exons ATGAATATGCAGAACGTTTCTCTCGATAGTATATCCGATACGCGAAACGTCGATTTTGGTTGTTTACCTGTCGACACAGTAGCAGAAAAATCCATCACTATTCAAAACACAAGTGGG AAACCGTTAATATACCGGATTTCGCAcacctatattttaaatagtatagACAAAGTTTTCAAAGTCGTTATAACTTCTACTTCTATAGATCCTTTGAAATGCGCCCaagtaacaattatttttaagccaAACATTCCGGGCCAATCATTTACTGAATACTATTTAATTGATGACATAATGGgaaatatgtatagattgaTAGTTACTGGTAAATGTTACG GGCCGGAAGTTAAGCTAAGCAGACGAAAACTGGTCTTCAGAATATGCAAAAATGTAACTGAACAAAGGAATGAgacaataaacattataaataagtcagcGATCGATGCGCCTTACCAGTGGCTCCTACCGATCAGCGGTCAAGGATTTTTCCAA atatcAACTGGTAATTGCGGAGTCGTTCGGGCATTCGAGACAATAACTGCAAATGTAATTTTCAACGGTTCTGCACTTGGCATATACACAACTGAACTTGTCTGTCTAGTTTTGCATCAG GAGCCCatctttttaaatgttattgcGGCCGTCGTGCTCCCTGGAAACCccctatataatatacatgaTCATGTGTTTGAGAAAAATTGGAAACGCAAGCGAAGATTCGTACACCTTATGGAGAATAGTCTGAACCGTTTGGACTATATACCGCCAGCTTCTGCGTTTGAGAGATATCTGGACTTTGGTACAGGCAGTGTGACAGACATTACCCTAAATATATCGCAGACTTTGTGTGTCACTAACCATAGAGAGGAGGATGTGTACATTCTTTGGCTTTTAG ATCCTGATAATGTGTTTCTAATAGATCCCATTGAGGCAGTAATACCGCCTAATGAGTCACGATTGTTTACTATCAGATTTAG ACCAGATTTCGATAACGAAGTGTATGGTTTCCTGCTATGTGGAGATTGTCAGCAGAAAGTCTACGATAGTAACAATGAagttaaaatcaaacacacgTGGTTTAGGATACCGTGTATCGGAAATACTTGGTCACCGTGTACTGAATGGACTACGGAATGGGATTGTCCGGTTGAG GTCGTGATGCCACCAACAGTTCCTGCAAGAACAACGTTTGCCAATTTCATGCTATCCAATAAACATGACATTCCAATGCATTTTAAATTCGAGGCACCACCGAATAC AAATTATGTTTTGATGCCCATGTGTGGTATAGTCCAAGGAAGAGGTTGGCAAATAATATCAGTTGCTTTAGAACCAAAGGCATTCGGAGAATACTGTGAAACTTGGgatttgataataaataaagttcaaaag GCTCGTATATGCCTATTCGGTAACGCAGAAACAAGTAAGGTTGAAGTGATGTCACACGGCTACAGCCCGCAAGCGCACGCCTTGTACGAGTTCCCGCCTACTATCACGGGCTGCACCAACTATTGTACCGCATACCTGCATAACCTTACTAGAATGAGTATACA taTGCGAGTTCTTAATTCTGTGCCGTGGTTGGGAGCGGACAATAACGGTTGCATAGTAATGTCACCAAAGGAAATACTCCGTTTTCATTGGTGGTTCTTTCCCAAAGAACCGAATAAAGTCTACGAAACGACCGTCACGTGTTCCTGCATCTGTCTTATTGATGACAG ACCTGTCGGTGTGCCAACTGAGCTGTTTATACGTATAACCGGCTTTTCTGAACTTCCGGATTTGAGG GTTTTGCCCAAAACCCTAAATATCCACGATGCTGTTGTTGAAGAGAGTGTTCTATTTACTATAACACTGTATAATTATGGATCATGTTATTTCACATCAAAACTTTATCATGTAATCGACGGCATGGGCGATGATCATAGTGgagataaatttgaaatagaTTCTAATGTG aatagCCTCAAACCATCTAACCACtgcgaaataaaattaaaagtaacaGCGCACGGTGCGGGCTCCAGacaaatagatataaaatacacaGTGCTCTTCAGAACTGAGTTTGACGAAGTGGAGGAGATACAGCcaataaagaaaacaatttgCATTGTTTGGTACGACGGTATCTATCCAACCATAAAG ATTAAACGCACGATATCTGTGAAATGTCCAGTGATTCTGAGCAATCACTGCGTTTGGAATATTACCAATGTAAAAGA ACTCAACAAAGCGTTGGAGAACTGTAGACCAAATAAGCCTCTAAACGTGAATCTGTACGCACCAGATTTATGCTTACGCTCTGAGCGAGTTGAGTTAATCTTCATAATAGGTTGTGTGTACCGAGTGCCAGTGGCTTGGAACTTGAGAAGGGAGAAGATATGCGATTGTGAAATGGTGGAAGTACAACAGGGTATATCTACGTATGTGATGAAGCATACGTGTGTGCATAGGGCATTGGTGGAACTGACTCCGAGCAATGGAATAGTTTCG CCCACGAATCCAGGAATATTACAAATGAACCTACAATACTGTCTCGAAGGGAAGAATACCTTATGCTACGTATTAACGATGTCGAATAACCGCACAATAAACATATTCATCAATATTTTTACGCACTTGAAATCCAAAGGTGTTCTCACGCCATTGCGACGAAACGTCGAAAATAATGACTACCTGACCATATTGGACTGTGGGAGAGTACCTATTAATAACCTAGATCCTGTTATACGA ATTGTATGGCTTTACAACCCAACAGACGTTTTTACCACATGGCGCTTACTTCGGGGAAATACTATAACTCCAGACACAGTCATACGATGCTTGCAATATTTCGCAGAAGTGCCTCCTTTGGACAAATTGGCAGTACCCTTCGCTTTTATGCCTACTGAAATGATCGATTATGAG GTGGTATTCTTCTGCTCCTTCGGATACGATATTGTCAAGATCTTGGTGAAGGGACAAGGCGGTTTACCAAATTGCATTGAAACTCGATTGGATATCCCAAGCTATGTGGAACAAGTTATTCGATCTGCGTatacacaaaatatt GTATATT TATCAAAGGATCATATAACTTTGCCAATTATGCCCACGCATTCACTATCAAGAGATGTTATAGCTATAAACAATGACACGGATCATGTTTTACGATTTATTTGGATGCC GGAAAGAATAGCGAATATAGTTAACATTGTTTTGACCCCGTGGTGGGGGGTGCTGCAACCGAAATCATCGGAATGGATTACGATGACTGTTTACACTCTTCAGGAGCCTGCGACATTTAC CACCACAATCGCTTGCGAGATTTTGGATTTGACTGAGCGAAGACGATATCAACGCAACGAACTTCTGAGAAGgaataaaacagaaaaatgCAACCAGGAATTCATTATAACAGAAGAAGGGATGTTCCATCCT gGTATCAATGATTTCCCTCCATACGTTTTGGATCTTAAAAAACCACAACCGTCATATTTGTCTATGACCGTATCCGTGTCATCGAAAGGACAACGTGACGGTGTTCCGAGAATGCTTATGAAACAAATGTGGGAACAG GCACCACCGTATGATTTAATGTCATCCGATTTTAACGACTACGGCTCTTCTGGCGCTGGTACTAGTGGAAAtaatatgacagttgccgatATTATACGTATTATTGATGGAATATTATG gGACGCCATGCATagcaaaatgtttaaataccatttacaatattattccaAGGAAGATTTACCTATGTATGGACACCTGTTAAATGTGATAGAAACTGATTCCAAGCCGAAACTCAGTAGAAG GGTAACTTCAGGAATATGTGACGCTATCGTTAACAAGGCTGTGTTTCACGTTTACAATCTTAATTCAAGACGTGATGTTTCTATACTTGAAGCAGAATAA
- the LOC123691392 gene encoding mitochondrial inner membrane protease ATP23 homolog — MNAEATSPQPEAQVQADMLKQDNGDPKGESWGYDLYPERRGTFKPKLTNILMGKEGKESIEKFKCEKNVYHCVKNSPIVKTMMSALKSSGCPVDIRRHISCEVCDYSVSGGYDPQLNQIVVCQNVSTRKAMVQGVLTHEMIHMFDYCRNHLDFKNMEHLACTEIRAANLTHCSFISAWSQGDASWFKVKKAHEDCVKTKALYSVLAVRQIGKLEAVEIIEKVFPKCYNDLEPIGRRIRRNSDDMMRVYRDASYYGYV, encoded by the exons atgAACGCGGAAGCAACATCGCCTCAACCGGAGGCACAGGTGCAAGCAGATATGCTTAAACAAGATAATGGTGACCCCAAAGGCGAATCATGGGGTTATGATCTTTATCCCGAGAGAAGAGGAACATTTAAGCCAAAATTGACTAACATTTTAATGGGAAAAGAAGGAAAAGAGAGtatagaaaaatttaaatgcgAGAAAAATGTTTATCATTGTGTGAAAAACA gTCCTATTGTAAAAACAATGATGTCAGCTCTTAAAAGTTCTGGTTG CCCAGTTGATATTCGTAGACATATATCATGTGAAGTGTGTGATTACTCAGTGAGTGGAGGGTATGATCCTCAACTGAATCAG ATAGTTGTATGCCAAAACGTGTCGACAAGAAAAGCAATGGTACAAGGAGTTCTCACTCATGAGATGATACACATGTTCGACTATTGTCGTAACCACTTGGACTTCAAGAATATGGAGCACTTGGCGTGTACGGAGATCAGAGCAGCCAATCTAACACATTGTTCATTCATCAGTGCCTGGTCGCAGGGTGACGCTTCATGGTTTAAAGTGAAAAAAGCTCATGAG gATTGTGTCAAAACAAAAGCCCTGTATTCTGTGCTTGCAGTGAGGCAAATTGGCAAACTAGAAGCAGTTGAGATAATTGAAAAAGTTTTTCCAAAATGTTATAATGATTTAGAGCCAATTGGCAGAAGAATTAGACGAAATTCAGACGATATGATGAGAGTTTACAGAGATGCCTCATATTAtggttatgtataa
- the LOC123691101 gene encoding S1 RNA-binding domain-containing protein 1 — translation MDGKKPVTRKRKADIKEENSKPLTKKTKSAVCEPKEKIKKIAKKEAKVLKPKATKNVENSDDISSVGSNDNVTNNLWNEDDMLSYVEKVPQLLARKFITLLNEGCTLPFIARYRKEAVDHLLPDRLQEIYESYQNIVQFKKKVKSVLESLKKSKKLTPEIEKSILNARNLSELDLVYAPLKSHSLSLAERARNLGLEPYAIRALNGEYIDINSLCDGSEELSNAEKVDTHITHIVADIIYKDTRVLEQMRSLKEETRFTLQSSRTKSSTKEPKKEENKKIDTKSDPETYKLYFEWKCPIHFVKSYQTLAINRGEDEKILSVKVIVPDWFYNRLEKFCFTIWKSNHWVHKGLQDAYNRLIKPWLSRQVRSDLTAAAEKEAIKTFTANLEKYLLTEPIKNRRIAGLDPGFKAGCKVGIIDVNGAKLEACTIYPNLRNTNSNDNAARQLKELLGKHRVELIGLGNGTACRETDTWLKYHHIADDIPIIIVPEQGASIYSISKEAQKEHPNMDPNLISALSIARRVLDPLGELIKVEPKNLGVGLYQHDIPAKMLESALDNAVEKVVSLVGVDINTASQAMLRRISGLNDGRAKKIISYREDNGAFKTRAEILKVSGIGKITYQQCIGFLKIIGGSEPLDSTIIHPESYGIAKVFAKKIGVDIKHLTRPDFPQRVEEKTESIDKLSISKDLDTDVSTLELIITAFKQKSYEDNVITFCRPVYSLSVQTSEQLVAGTSLTGVVRNVVPFGCFVDCGVGDNGLIHRSNLGGNQTPKLGDRVAVTVINTPKPKKLQLRLDKILD, via the exons atggACGGGAAAAAACCTGTTACTCGTAAAAGAAAAGCTGATATAAAAGAGGAAAATAGTAAACCTTTGACTAAAAAGACTAAATCTGCAGTATGTGAGCCAAAAGAGAAAATCAAGAAAATTGCAAAGAAGGAAGCTAAAGTTTTAAAACCTAAAGCAACAAAGAATGTTGAAAACTCAGATGATATTAGTTCGGTTGGTTCAAACGATAATGTAACTAACAATTTGTGGAATGAAGATGATATGCTTTCATATGTAGAAAAGGTTCCACAGCTGTTAGCCcgaaaatttattacattgttaaATGAAGGATGCACTTTGCCTTTTATTGCTAGGTATCGTAAGGAGGCCGTTGATCACTTACTGCCCGACCG GCTTCAGGAAATTTATGAAAGTTATCAGAACATTgttcaatttaaaaagaaagtcAAATCTGTGTTAGAAAGTTTGAAAAAGTCAAAAAAGCTCACTCCCGAGATCGAGAAAAGTATACTGAATGCTAGAAATCTGTCTGAGCTTGATTTAGTG TATGCACCTCTTAAATCACATTCCTTATCACTAGCTGAAAGAGCTAGAAATCTGGGTCTGGAACCATATGCAATAAGAGCACTAAATGGAGAATATATTGATATAAACTCTCTCTGTGATGGTAGTGAGGAACTATCCAATGCAGAGAAAGTAGACACACATATAACTCATATAGTTGCTGATATCATTTATAAAGATACAAGGGTGTTAGAGCAAATGAGGAGTTT aaaagaagaaacaagaTTCACTTTACAAAGCAGTAGAACAAAAAGTTCCACAAAAGAACCAAAGAAGGAAGAAAACAAGAAGATTGACACAAAATCAGATCCAGAAACatacaaattgtattttgAGTGGAAATGTCCCATCCATTTTGTGAAGAGTTACCAAACATTAGCAATTAATAGGGGGGAAGATGAAAAAATTTTATCAGTCAAAGTTATTGTGCCTGATTGGTTTTATAATAGACttgaaaa ATTCTGCTTTACAATTTGGAAAAGTAACCATTGGGTGCACAAGGGATTACAAGATGCTTACAATAGACTTATAAAGCCCTGGCTATCTCGACAAGTTAGATCTGACCTTACTGCAGCAGCTGAGAAGGAAGCAATCAAAACATTTACAgcaaatttggaaaaatacttacttactgAACCAATTAAAAACAGAAGAATAGCAGGACTTGATCCTGGTTTCAAAGCAGGATGTAAA gtAGGTATAATTGATGTAAATGGTGCAAAATTAGAAGCTTGCACGATATATCCTAATTTACGCAATACTAATAGCAACGACAATGCAGCAAGACAATTAAAGGAATTATTAGGAAAACACAG AGTAGAACTCATTGGTTTGGGCAATGGTACAGCGTGCCGGGAAACAGACACTTGGTTGAAATATCATCACATAGCTGATGATATTCCAATAATCATTGTACCAGAACAAGGAGCCTCTATTTACTCCATTAGCAAGGAAGCACAaaag GAACATCCAAACATGGATCCAAATTTAATATCAGCTCTATCAATTGCCAGAAGGGTGTTAGATCCTCTGGGCGAATTAATTAAG GTTGAACCAAAAAATTTAGGAGTCGGATTATATCAACACGACATTCCAGCAAAAATGCTTGAATCTGCGCTAGATAATGCTGTTGAAAAAGTTGTCAGTTTAGTAGGAGTGGACATCAACACTGCATCTCAAGCTATGCTTAG GCGAATATCTGGCCTTAATGATGGGAGagctaaaaaaataatatcgtatCGCGAAGATAACGGTGCCTTCAAAACGCGGGCTGAAATACTAAAAGTATCCGGTATTGGAAAAATAACGTATCAACAATGTATTGGATTTTTGAAAATCATAGGAGGCTCTGAGCCCTTGGACAGCACTATCATACATCCAGAGAGCTATGGAATAGCTAAAGT ATTTGCCAAGAAAATTGGTGTCgatataaaacatttgacACGGCCAGATTTCCCTCAAAGAGTAGAAGAAAAAACGGAAAGTATCGACAAATTATCGATCAGCAAAGATTTGGACACTGATGTTAGTACTTTGGAATTGATCATTACTGCGTTCAAGCAGAAGTCGTATGAAGACAATGTGATCACGTTTTGTAGGCCGGTGTATTCGTTATCTGTGCAAACGAGCGAACAGTTAGTGGCGGGAACTTCGTTGACAG gtgTTGTGAGAAATGTAGTGCCTTTTGGATGTTTCGTCGATTGCGGGGTTGGAGACAACGGGCTCATACATAGAAGTAATTTAGGAGGCAACCAAACCCCCAAACTTGGGGACAGGGTAGCAGTTACTGTGATAAACACGCCTAAACCTAAGAAACTACAGCTTAGATTGGATAAGATACTTGACTAA
- the LOC123691102 gene encoding protein-lysine N-methyltransferase EEF2KMT, with product MMDSIQIDENIVIYKLAKHFYNGSYKFHLDANEVQTLSWSVQEQLLNSTINNVLIKKYPLSAEFVRLYLKTILNYLEPHHEVHEGIYENMCSIMANKQNQNDFCYRHYVIDNNLNNIVTMKETKNMVINGTTGMKTWEAALILADWIISHKNLFKNKKVLELGSGVGFTGICVAKLCEISSISLTDCHDDVINTIHDNIQINFPDAKKICGNNSIIYECDDKRIGVTKLDWNFVEDIKCIESPDIVIGADIVYDPSILQPLSNVLKILFEKNKNMEVYIACIIRNEDTLKEFFTVLGSQNIMSIEKLTVAGNVHIEWDSSVNRCFVKIKYKV from the exons ATGATGGATAGTATCCAAATTGAcgaaaatatagttatttataaactggccaaacatttttataatgggTCATATAAGTTTCATTTAGAT gCCAATGAAGTTCAAACATTAAGTTGGAGTGTGCAAGAACAGCTTTTAAATTCGACTATAAACAACGTCCTTATAAAAAAGTATCCATTAAGTGCAGAATTTGTTAGActttatttgaaaacaattttgaattatttagaGCCGCATCATGAAGTTCATGAAGGCATCTATGAAAACATGTGTTCAATAATggcaaataaacaaaatcaaaatgaCTTCTGCTACAGGCATTATGTTAttgacaataatttaaataatatagttacaATGAAAGAAACAAAGAATATGGTGATTAATGGCACAACAGGCATGAAAACTTGGGAG gcTGCATTGATATTGGCAGATTGGATTATCagtcataaaaatctatttaaaaataaaaaagtccTTGAATTGGGGTCTGGTGTAGGTTTTACAGGCATCTGTGTTGCAAAATTATGTGAAATATCAAGTATCAGCTTAACGGATTGTCATGATGAtgttataaatacaatacatgataatatacaaataaattttccagATGCAAAGAAAATTTGTggaaataattcaattatctaTGAGTGTGACGATAAAAGGATAG GTGTTACAAAGTTGGACTGGAATTTTGTTGaagatataaaatgtattgaaaGTCCAGACATTGTAATTGGAGCTGATATTGTATATGATCCCTCTATATTGCAACCACTTTCAAATgttctgaaaatattatttgagaaaaataaaaatatggaaGTATACATTGCATGCATTATACGCAATGAGGATACACTTAAAGAGTTTTTTACTGTTTTAG GATCACAGAATATTATGTCCATAGAGAAATTAACAGTAGCAGGCAATGTTCACATTGAATGGGATTCAAGTGTAAATAgatgttttgttaaaataaagtacaaagtataa